Proteins encoded together in one Corallococcus silvisoli window:
- a CDS encoding FlgD immunoglobulin-like domain containing protein, producing MNPAALLVVYLLATAPTPQSTQGSYLSRLLPLDIPAGDVPMQSQALQSVLGANILARRPAYDALYVPGRFPAQAYCSRTRFTPGASVPISSYSNDPRTPTTESNFFYLGSGCSFYDANGDGTVDYNVIIHPRSLRDIGQHEFSCWIDTVPHAGWCWNVINRPPCNYVCEASVAVRQSFTVIYNVLNYPPSANPTFTPTSPNWASRVQFNANSNDLDGGDVVHRWSVTSKPVASTASLTNAGTATPSIAFGNEKDIGTWVFRLEVDDDEGETRSYSVQFTVPNVPPIFEISGASQVVVQKNIQLGVTSTTDVDGGDLTFSWDILQAPAGATPGVVNGYSTQPSISIPTTGKEVGTWRFRVTGRDNEGASVSKEITVTVVNIKPRIQLSGATHVDEGNPIHLETSILDDEDGGSLTFKWEVVQAPQSAGVLVPSVLATSAGVTLPAATSTSFALAGTGAQAVPGTWIFRLTATDDENESVTQEATVLLDGLPKIIFRNPPVRHIIGSGPLVLDVSLSEDPDSPCPTDAGRCHLTDGRFVTVSPGMTGIYEWYASQDLTQHPLERIETLFPGYGTSGPVLNLGSETLPAGEWTFEARGMDGEGNPGTKRIVVSVMPPDTAPEARAVGPAIRPTVLLSGLSLTNIVVDGSLSIDVDNTFDGTMPAPGLGITHYQWTAVPPTPGCPVPMLPSGPQATSILLFPAGAMVPPACQGRWQVTLTVKDDDSAGQQSSNTALVSIGNCASLACLDAPVPGSERILHEDDTAGVLIATHLDSAFYDELAFATGAAIVMDVVYAGTTNVAFEAVTPVLNQASRGLPLFLFWNGRNSAGALLPGTFDIILSVQTGVGLQIAVASGPRVIVVEDVKTQVAASSDRYVQREKLTSSTGTASFQVSASGIVGALALDSFTWRIKNASGTTVATGPLPGGTGGTQTVSWDGRGAGGVVPPPGDYTFEAEAARNGVSLGKSEPHPFTLFSLTLDPVVIAPANPGEAPDWIHLERNDAAIAVTSANFAQRRLRMSPMLLKIEPTLQGGTVTLEQESGQALSVEFFEEGGGYKPVGTLPGQWSEVPSSGLRLLAYGKGLTGDATFKMTYRVNGTIVAEERVRYRLAPPAASVGIENTAHTPHFREVRTVNAGSPIRAALDRTRQRERTGRRADVYLVAHRDAVAWAANPSLTNVSGNAKRLDVGAANADPVILSLWAAAIEGAYDVVYDFGNFADAPGDFVGDGRLDPGDLLVSPAGAPAVEVEGSYVAPGPLAFRTFDYGGKYAGAPYTARLPGRWDGVVPAGFSVPLRGRAVYPVDMSVKRPLVVIAHGNHMPRLIYVPTSSSPSRIEVTVDSDLTSDENFRGYTYLQEHLASQGFITISVDLDALYGDPHVGYPALPNGSGIQARAWILLKNIELLLANPAVVPDIAGKVEASRIYLAGHSRGGEAVIVAQHQLKNLASSTPIPGSVPPGGTLVGLQASNIRGIISLSPVSSAVERLNILSPTVPYLLIYGSADGDVNGASSFVRPFIHYDRAQADRYALRIEGANHNFFNTSWAYSDASQQPVPMAVRPAGGLEYTLMSLTTPVGATATLLPGGAQRQVATAYISAFLKMVDKDSRAAGEYFLQQPATLAPLGTPAGVSMYSQAQLTTRRRTPLDDFETTPSLNLSSQGQPVAFTVGDVTEELLLDSNLALETEPTNRFFQQTRGVLFSWTTAMAYEQTVPPSGRDLRLARSLNFRVAQAPFHALTSTGGPLSFQVELEDGAGHREVMSLKGFDQIAPVYPAGVWWGQHFKPGGGIDPSVPYVNTTSAAFKTFRLPVAGFAGTAADVDLGNITKVRIRLADSGETAQGRVALDDLEIEF from the coding sequence GTGAATCCCGCCGCCCTGCTCGTCGTGTATCTTCTCGCGACCGCTCCCACACCCCAGTCCACGCAGGGGAGCTATCTCTCGCGACTCCTCCCCTTGGATATTCCCGCGGGCGACGTGCCCATGCAATCCCAGGCACTACAAAGTGTTCTTGGTGCGAACATTCTCGCCCGGCGTCCTGCCTACGATGCCTTGTATGTTCCGGGGCGTTTCCCCGCTCAGGCCTATTGTTCTCGCACCCGGTTCACGCCGGGCGCGAGTGTGCCTATTTCTAGCTATAGCAATGACCCCAGGACTCCAACGACGGAGTCGAACTTCTTCTATTTGGGAAGCGGTTGTTCGTTTTATGACGCAAATGGCGATGGCACCGTCGATTACAATGTCATCATTCATCCGCGCTCACTGAGGGACATCGGGCAGCATGAGTTCTCGTGCTGGATTGATACCGTGCCGCACGCTGGCTGGTGCTGGAACGTCATCAACCGGCCCCCCTGCAATTACGTCTGTGAGGCGAGCGTCGCGGTTCGTCAATCATTCACCGTTATCTATAATGTTTTGAACTACCCGCCGTCCGCCAATCCAACCTTCACGCCTACCAGCCCGAATTGGGCCTCGCGGGTCCAGTTCAACGCGAACTCGAACGATCTCGACGGCGGCGACGTGGTGCACCGCTGGTCGGTCACCTCTAAGCCGGTTGCGTCCACGGCCTCACTCACCAACGCGGGGACCGCTACTCCGTCGATTGCGTTCGGCAATGAGAAGGACATCGGTACCTGGGTCTTCCGGCTGGAGGTGGATGACGACGAAGGAGAGACACGGAGTTACTCCGTCCAGTTCACCGTACCCAATGTTCCTCCGATTTTTGAGATCTCCGGCGCCTCTCAGGTGGTGGTTCAGAAGAACATCCAGTTGGGTGTCACTTCCACCACGGACGTCGATGGCGGCGACCTGACCTTTAGTTGGGACATCCTACAGGCGCCTGCGGGTGCAACGCCTGGGGTTGTCAACGGATACTCCACCCAGCCGAGCATCAGCATCCCGACTACTGGAAAGGAAGTCGGGACTTGGCGCTTTCGCGTGACAGGGCGCGACAACGAGGGCGCCTCGGTGTCCAAGGAGATCACCGTTACGGTGGTCAACATCAAGCCGCGCATCCAGTTGTCTGGCGCCACGCATGTGGACGAGGGCAATCCCATCCACTTGGAGACGAGCATCCTGGATGATGAGGATGGTGGCTCGCTCACGTTCAAGTGGGAAGTGGTCCAGGCGCCCCAGTCCGCAGGGGTGCTGGTGCCTTCGGTCCTCGCCACGTCCGCGGGTGTGACGTTGCCCGCAGCCACCTCGACGAGCTTCGCGCTGGCTGGCACTGGCGCGCAGGCAGTCCCTGGGACGTGGATCTTCCGCCTGACGGCGACGGACGATGAGAACGAGTCGGTGACCCAGGAGGCCACCGTCTTGCTGGATGGCTTGCCCAAGATCATCTTCCGGAACCCGCCCGTACGGCACATCATCGGCTCAGGACCGCTGGTCCTGGATGTCAGCCTCTCCGAGGATCCGGACTCGCCATGCCCTACCGACGCGGGGCGCTGCCATCTGACCGACGGTCGCTTCGTCACCGTGTCCCCTGGCATGACCGGGATCTACGAGTGGTACGCCAGCCAGGATCTGACCCAGCATCCGCTGGAGCGTATCGAAACCCTGTTCCCGGGGTATGGTACCAGCGGTCCAGTGCTCAACCTTGGCTCCGAAACCCTTCCCGCCGGCGAGTGGACGTTCGAAGCGCGTGGAATGGATGGTGAAGGCAACCCAGGCACCAAGCGCATCGTTGTCAGCGTGATGCCTCCCGATACCGCGCCCGAGGCCCGCGCGGTTGGACCCGCAATTCGCCCCACGGTTCTGCTGTCGGGGCTCAGCCTGACCAATATCGTGGTGGATGGCTCACTGAGTATCGACGTCGACAACACCTTTGACGGGACGATGCCGGCTCCAGGTCTGGGGATCACCCACTACCAGTGGACCGCTGTGCCGCCGACTCCCGGTTGTCCCGTCCCCATGCTCCCGAGTGGGCCCCAGGCGACAAGCATCCTGCTGTTCCCGGCCGGTGCGATGGTACCCCCCGCGTGCCAGGGGCGCTGGCAGGTGACGCTCACGGTTAAGGACGACGACAGTGCTGGGCAACAGTCGTCGAACACGGCCTTGGTCTCCATTGGGAACTGCGCGTCGCTGGCCTGTCTCGATGCGCCTGTTCCGGGCAGCGAGCGCATCCTCCACGAGGACGATACGGCGGGCGTCCTCATCGCGACGCACCTGGACTCCGCTTTCTACGATGAGCTGGCGTTCGCCACCGGGGCGGCCATTGTCATGGATGTCGTCTACGCTGGGACGACGAATGTTGCCTTCGAGGCCGTGACGCCAGTGCTGAACCAGGCCAGCCGAGGCCTGCCGCTCTTCCTGTTCTGGAATGGCAGGAACAGCGCGGGCGCGCTGCTGCCGGGCACGTTCGACATCATCCTGTCCGTCCAGACAGGAGTAGGTCTGCAGATCGCCGTGGCCTCCGGTCCGCGGGTCATCGTGGTGGAGGATGTGAAGACGCAGGTGGCCGCGTCCAGTGACAGATACGTCCAGCGTGAGAAGCTGACGTCGTCCACGGGGACCGCATCCTTCCAGGTTTCCGCGTCCGGCATCGTTGGGGCGCTCGCGCTCGACTCCTTCACGTGGCGCATCAAGAACGCGTCAGGCACCACTGTGGCCACGGGCCCTCTGCCGGGGGGCACCGGTGGCACGCAGACCGTGAGCTGGGACGGGCGGGGGGCCGGGGGGGTGGTGCCTCCGCCGGGTGACTATACTTTCGAGGCGGAGGCCGCGCGCAATGGCGTCTCCCTTGGGAAGAGCGAGCCTCATCCCTTCACGCTCTTTAGCCTGACGCTGGATCCGGTTGTGATTGCTCCCGCGAATCCCGGGGAGGCGCCGGACTGGATCCACCTGGAGCGCAATGACGCGGCGATCGCCGTCACGAGCGCCAACTTCGCGCAGCGGCGCCTGCGTATGAGTCCAATGCTGCTCAAGATCGAGCCCACGCTGCAGGGCGGAACGGTGACGCTTGAACAGGAGAGTGGCCAGGCCTTGAGTGTGGAGTTTTTCGAAGAGGGCGGTGGGTACAAGCCCGTGGGCACGCTGCCCGGGCAGTGGTCGGAGGTGCCCTCGTCGGGCCTCCGCCTCCTGGCTTACGGCAAGGGATTGACCGGTGATGCGACCTTCAAGATGACCTATCGGGTGAACGGGACGATCGTGGCCGAGGAGCGCGTGCGGTACCGGCTCGCGCCCCCAGCTGCGAGCGTGGGCATCGAAAACACGGCGCACACACCCCATTTCCGGGAGGTGCGGACCGTCAATGCAGGCAGTCCCATTCGCGCAGCGCTCGACCGGACCCGGCAGCGTGAGCGCACGGGCCGCCGCGCGGACGTCTACCTCGTGGCGCACCGGGATGCGGTCGCGTGGGCGGCCAACCCCAGCCTCACCAATGTGTCGGGCAACGCGAAGCGGCTCGATGTCGGTGCCGCGAACGCGGACCCCGTCATCCTTTCGCTCTGGGCGGCGGCGATCGAGGGCGCCTACGACGTGGTCTATGACTTCGGCAACTTCGCGGACGCACCCGGTGACTTCGTGGGGGATGGCAGGTTGGATCCGGGAGACCTGTTGGTAAGCCCCGCCGGGGCGCCCGCGGTCGAAGTGGAAGGCTCCTATGTGGCCCCGGGCCCGCTCGCCTTCCGGACCTTTGACTATGGCGGAAAATACGCTGGGGCGCCGTACACGGCCCGGCTGCCAGGGAGGTGGGATGGAGTGGTTCCCGCCGGCTTCTCCGTTCCCCTCCGTGGCCGGGCGGTCTACCCCGTGGACATGTCCGTCAAGCGGCCCCTGGTGGTGATCGCGCATGGCAATCACATGCCCCGCCTCATCTACGTCCCGACTTCCTCAAGCCCGAGCCGCATCGAGGTGACGGTCGACTCAGACCTGACGTCGGATGAGAACTTCCGCGGCTACACCTATCTCCAGGAGCACCTGGCGTCGCAGGGCTTCATCACCATCAGCGTGGACCTGGACGCGCTGTATGGCGATCCACACGTCGGTTATCCCGCCCTGCCAAACGGCTCGGGCATCCAGGCTCGTGCGTGGATCCTCCTGAAGAACATCGAGTTGTTGCTCGCCAACCCGGCCGTCGTTCCTGACATCGCTGGGAAGGTCGAAGCGTCCCGTATCTACCTCGCGGGCCATTCGCGAGGAGGAGAGGCCGTGATCGTGGCCCAGCACCAACTCAAGAACCTGGCGTCCTCCACGCCGATCCCCGGTTCTGTTCCTCCAGGAGGGACTCTGGTGGGGCTGCAAGCGAGCAACATCCGTGGCATCATCAGCTTGTCACCGGTGAGCTCGGCGGTGGAGCGCCTCAACATCCTGTCGCCCACGGTGCCGTACTTGTTGATCTATGGCTCCGCGGATGGAGATGTGAACGGTGCAAGCTCATTCGTGCGCCCGTTCATCCACTACGATCGCGCGCAGGCGGACCGCTATGCGCTTCGCATCGAGGGGGCCAACCACAACTTCTTCAACACCAGCTGGGCCTACAGCGATGCCAGCCAGCAGCCGGTTCCCATGGCGGTACGTCCGGCCGGCGGTCTGGAGTACACGCTGATGTCCTTGACGACTCCCGTGGGCGCGACCGCCACGCTGCTCCCCGGTGGAGCGCAGCGGCAGGTGGCCACGGCCTACATCTCGGCATTCCTGAAGATGGTCGACAAGGATTCGCGTGCCGCGGGCGAGTACTTCCTGCAGCAGCCGGCGACGCTGGCCCCGCTGGGAACGCCCGCTGGAGTCTCCATGTACTCTCAGGCCCAGTTGACGACCCGGCGCAGGACGCCCCTGGATGACTTCGAGACCACTCCGTCCCTCAACCTCTCCAGTCAGGGGCAGCCGGTGGCGTTCACCGTGGGCGACGTCACCGAGGAACTCCTTCTGGACTCGAACCTTGCCCTCGAAACCGAGCCCACCAACCGCTTCTTCCAGCAAACCCGCGGCGTGCTCTTCTCGTGGACCACGGCGATGGCCTACGAGCAGACCGTGCCTCCCTCGGGGCGGGATCTGCGCCTGGCGCGCAGTCTCAATTTCCGGGTAGCGCAGGCCCCGTTCCACGCTTTGACTTCCACGGGGGGGCCTTTGAGCTTCCAGGTGGAGTTGGAGGATGGGGCGGGCCACCGCGAAGTCATGTCCCTGAAGGGCTTCGACCAAATCGCGCCCGTCTATCCGGCTGGCGTTTGGTGGGGACAGCACTTCAAGCCGGGGGGGGGGATCGATCCCTCGGTGCCGTACGTGAATACGACGTCCGCTGCCTTCAAGACGTTCCGGTTGCCGGTCGCGGGGTTCGCTGGCACGGCCGCGGACGTCGACCTTGGGAACATCACGAAGGTCCGTATCCGTCTGGCGGACAGTGGTGAAACCGCCCAGGGCCGTGTGGCCCTGGATGACCTGGAGATTGAGTTCTGA